AGTGCCACGGCAATATCCTGATCTGCATCGATTGCCGAGTTGCTATCTCCCCACAGAAAGGTCCCGTCAGTCTTTATGTTCCAGGCGAACAGCTTACTGGAATTGGTCTTATGCATCGGAGAGGAGATCGTTGCGTAAGCTAGTTCATTAAAGGCTTTTTGATCATTCATATAGACGGCAATAAGCATTCCATAGCCTGATCCCTCGGATTTTGCGATGTCAGCACTGTCGAGCCTGGTCTTGGAAGCGCCTCCAAAGGCATCAAAGATCAGCCCTTCGAGATGGTTGCCTGAGGTGACAAGCTGTTTATAGCTATCAATAAATCTGTTCTTATATGCATTCCATAGATGCTGACAGGAGTCCGTATAGTTTGTGTCGGAAGTCAGCTTCGGAGGTGCGTTTGGAAGCAAGCCTTTTGCGAACAGTGCCTCTTTCAGCGGCGTTTTCAATTCGCCGGTGGTGAGGTCGTGTTTATCAAACCGGATATTTTTTATATAAACGTATTGCGGATAATCGGCATATTCATTCATCTCTACGATGATTTCTTTTGTTTCAGAAATATCAAAGGCATCCTGTGAAAAATAAAGCAGGGGGATTTCATATTCTTTATTACTATCTGTGGATACATTGAATATCTTGTATTTCGGGGACAGATTGTTATTTGTATCCTTTAATCTGACAAAAAATTCGCCGTTCTGGCTTTTTATTACGAGTAGTAGCCGTTTGTATAAGGAGAGATCTGCATTTTGGTTATCACCTTTTGTGCCCAGCCATATTCCGTTTTGTGCCGGCCATTTGCTCTCGCTGGTGTTGAGGATATGATGATAATTATCAAAGCTGTACCCGCTTCCGGTTCCCCACGACCCGTTTCCTGTTGGATATGCGCCCTGCTCCAGATAAAAGGTTTCATCAGCGGGTCCTTCATTATCATCGAACCTAATATTCTTGATGGTAAGTTTGTACTCGGATGCATTGTTTTCATCCAGAGAAAAGAGTATTTCTTTTGCTTGTGTCACATCAAACCCTGCCTGGGAGAAGGCCGCTGCCGGAATTACATAGGTGGCATAGGTGTCCTGCGGCATATTTTCGATCAGGTATTTTTTTGATTCATTATTGTTGATGTCTTTTAAGAAGACAGACATCTTGCTGTTGATGCTTTTGGCTTCAAATATCACGCGCGTATAACCTGATAGGTTTTTTAACATACCTTCGTTGGATTTTGTCAGGCCGATCCACATGCCGCACTGACTGGGATAAGGATAACTCATGTATAGTTTGTGATGATAATTATCAAAGCTATAGGTCTTTGCCCCTGACCCATAGACACCGTTGCCATATGCCCGATAATATGCCCCTTCTTCGACAAAAAATGTTATCGCATGTGCAGTCGAAATCTGTGCGTTCATCAAAATAGCAGCGCAGAGCACAAATAGTATTTTAATAATCCGCTTAAGGTCCATTATGTGGATATCCTAATATTATGTAGAGATGATTGGCTATTGTAGCATACAATTTAATCATAAGCTACAGCAAAAAATGCATATATCATCAGAGTTTTTACAGCGTGCCTGCAGCGATACTGCGTAAACAATTTTGTGATTGTTAACAGATTGTGCTCATCGGAATAGTTGGAAGTTATGTTGTTTGCATGGCCTCACGAACTGGAGGAAACTCTACTTGAATTGATAATTGCTTCAAAGGGATTTAATTGACTTTGAGTGGTTCATTCGGGAAATTATGTAATATCTATATATATCGATATTTTGCTTACGCTCTTATGTGGTATGATGGACGCGCTAAAGGTCAATGTATAATAAGGAGGAAAAAATGAAGAAGCAATTTGTTGCAGGATTGATACTCATATTGGTTACGGGTTGTTCTCAATACACTGAAAAAGAGACTGGAGTTATTCAGGAACCGAAGGCTATGCTGTCATCGCTAACGGATGTTTCTCAAGGATTATCAGCTTATTATCCATTTAATGGAGATGCGACTGATAACACCGGGAATGGACATAATGGAACAGTTACGGGGGCAACATTATCAGAAGACAGGTTTGGAATATCTGGAAATTCATATAGTTTCGATGGCATCGGTGATGCTATAATTATTGATAATGCAATCGGTAGGGCTGCAGAATTTAGTTACAGTGTCTGGGTAAAGCTTGATCCTCTTCCCAAATTTCAAAGCGCGGAGAATACGATAGTACAAACGGGTAACGGAAACATTTATTATATTCCTTACAGTAATAAATTTGTTATTAATATAATGCGGGATCGGAACGGTGGTGCAGACGAAGGGACAGCTACCAACTACTTCTATCAGTTCCCGAACCCTCTTTCCCCAGAACAGTGGGGTCACATTGCTTTCGTAGCTTACTTAGATAATACTGCAAAGTTTTTTGTGAATGGTGTGGAGGTAGCGATAGGTTCAAGAATAACAGATGGAGGTCAACTAGGTGATTTTAACGCTACTTGTTTTGGTGCAGGTAAGGTTACTAATCCGGAGTCAATGAACTATTCTTTCACTGGTAGTATCGATGATATAAGCATATTTTCGAAAGCACTGACAGCTGAAGAGGTCCAGCAAATTTATCAGAGAGAAGCAGTTATGGTTGTCAACGCCGACCTGAGAATTGATCCTCCGGTCATTAACAAAAAAAGTAAGGGACAGTATCTAACTGCTTATGTTGAGCTGCCACCTGAGTATAACGTAGCTATAATAAATCCATCTTCAGTTCTGCTTAACGGCACTATTGCAGCAGAGGAACATCCTACTGTCCTGGGCGATAATGATAATGACGGTATTGCTGACCTGATGGTTAAGTTCGACAGACAGAAAATAATCACTTCACTGAATTCGGGCGAAATAACTGTTACCGGTAAACTGACCAATGGGATGACGTTTAGTGGAAGAACGTTTATAGGAATTAAGTAATCTGCGTTTGATCCCTCATGCTTGCTGTGTTAATACTATGAGTATGGGGGATTTTACTATCTATTCATGACAAAGAATGAGCTTTTTTTTTTGTAACTGCAACGAGTATGTTATCGCTAATTCCATGAACAGATCGTGTGGGTGCCGAAAGAGTCCCGATTCATAGGATATGGGCCCTGGGGTGAAAGAATATCCGGAGGAACATAGCAGCGCATGAGATAATGAAAGAACAGCATCTTTGGGGATTGGGAACGTTATTATGTTTCACCGGAGATATGTATATGCTGTTTATTATGTTAATCCCTGTTAATATTGGCATGTTGAGATATAATGCAATGATTATGGCAAAGATCCTTCCATAAGTACAAATGTTTATTAACTAAATAGAGATTTATAAAAAGGTATAGGAAAGGAAAAACATGAGTTTGATACAAATGCATGATGTGACGAAAACTTATCAAGCAGGAGAAACCAGGGTAGAGGCCTTACGGGGAATTAATTTAGAGATAAATGAAGGGGCTTTTATCTCGTTTATTGGTCCTTCCGGTAGCGGGAAGTCTACTCTGCTAAATGTGTTGGGCTGTTTGGACAAACCAACAGGTGGCGACATAATTATAAATGATGTAAAAATTAACAATCTCAATCGAAAAGAATCAGCAGATTTTAGAGGTGACAATTTGGGGTTCATTTTCCAGAATTTTAATCTGATACAGGTGTTGACTGTTTATGAGAATATAGAGTACCCATTATTAATGGTACAGAATATTCCGACGGCGGAAAGAAAAGACCGGATATTAAATCTGCTGGATAAAGTCGGCATGTCTGATCAAAAAGACAAATTACCCAGCCAGATTTCCGGAGGACAAAAGCAAAGAGTTGCAGTGGCCAGAGCTCTGGTCACCAATCCCAAGCTGGTATTGGCAGACGAACCCACCGCAAATCTGGACCACAAAACTGCCTTCAAAATAATAGAAACCATGCATGCCATGCAAAAGCTATTTGGGACAACCTTTATTTTTGCAACGCACGATCCTAAGATTGTAGGTGAGGCTGAAATTATTTATACTTTGGAAGATGGTTTGATTACCGACAAAACAACTCCAAACAACCTGGGAGGTAACTAATATGATGCGTATTTTTAGCATTGCCTGGCGTAATCTCTTTCGTTACAGTAGACGAACACTACTGACTTCGTCTTTAATAGCTATAGGTGTTGCACTCGTGATTATATTTTCCGGCGTAGGCATGTCTTTTAAAAACTCCATGATCGGGATCCTTACAAACTCATCTTTATCGGATATGCAGATCCACAAGAAAGGATATGTGGAATCAATTGACAACCTCCCACTACATATATTTATAGACAGTAATGGGATAAATAAGTTAAAAAATATTTTAATAAAAAATAATCAGATAGAATCATATTCATTTAGAATTAAGCTTGGTGCAATGATTAGTAATTATGCTCAAACGTCAGCTATACGTTTGACTGCGGTTTATCCGGACCAGGAGAATAAAACTTGTCCTGCCTTGGTGGAACGAATGAAAGGTATTGCCGATCCCAATCAATTTGTGAAACAGGGAGAAATCGTGTTGCCGAAAAACCTTGCTAAAGGGCTATCCTTAAAAAAGGGGTCGGAAGTTGTTATAGTCGCCAACAACAAAGACGGCTCGGTAAATGGTATGTCATTTAGAGTGGGGGGCATCGTGGATGCTGTTTTGGGGCCGCAGGGAAAAGATGGCTATATTCATATCGATGATGCTAAAGCCCTGTTACGTATTGAAGGCGATGAGGTGTCTGAAGTCGCGATTCGGGTGAAAAATTTCGGGAAGCTACAAAAGGTATTTTCCGGGCTTAAAAAGGATTTAATTGGAACAATAGATGAAATTGGAAACCCGACGTTTGAAATACATACGTGGGAGCAATTGTCGCCATTTGCAAGCATTGCTAAAATAGTTGACCTTTTGCTTATAACTGTAAGAGTTATTTTGATATCAATTGTGCTGATTAGCATTATGAATATAATGATGATGTCAGTTTATGAGCGAACAAGTGAGATAGGGACCATAGCGGCCATCGGTACCCGGCCTAATAAAATTCTAGCTCTTTTTCTTGCCGAAGGGCTTTCGTTAGGACTTATAAGCACTGTCGCGGGTACGGTTGTTGGTGTGGGGATATTGTTTTTACTGAACGTCGTCAAGATAAAATTTAAATTTGGAATGATGGCACTTACACTTACCCCATCTATCCCCTGGGGAGAAGTGATCATGACTTCGGTGATTGTTATTATTATTTCAATACTTGCCAGTTTACAGCCGGCATATAAAGCTTCCAGGCTTGAGCCTGTTGATGCTTTGCGACATATTTAAGGAGGGTTATTTTCTATGAAAACAGTAAAATTGTATAAATTGGTATTGATCGCCTTTTTTCTTTTTGCGGCCGGTCCGGTCTTTGCAGTGGAGGGCAACCAGATTCTGAAACAGGTTGATGAAAAGTTAATGCCTGAATCCTACGAATCTTACCGCAAACTGATTAATGAAGAACCAAATGGCAAAAAAAAAGAGTACACTTTTTTTAGTATTAAAAAAGGTCTGGATAAAATTGCTATGTATTACCTGTCCCCGGCTAGTGAAAAAGGTCGGGCCACGCTACGTCTCGGGGAAAATATGTGGCTTTATATCCCCAATGTTGGCAAACCAATAAGAATTACCAGTATGCAGTCCATCACCGGCGGAGTATTTAACAATGCGGATATCATGCAGGTTGACTATCAATCGGAATACAACGCTTCAATTGCGGAGGAGACAAAAAAGGGATACCTACTCGAACTAAAAGCAAAAAATAAAACTGTAGCTTACGATAAGTTGAAAATGTGGGTTGCAAAAGAAGGCTTGGTGCTCGAAAAGATAGAGTGCTACGGGGGAAGCGGCATGTTAATTAAAACCCTGGAGTTTAAAGAAATGAAAGATTTTGGTGAAGGGCTGGCCAGGCCTTCGGTAATTGAAACACACAGCCCGCTTTATAAGGGCTACCGGTCATACATGATATATCAGAAAATTAAATCAAGAAAATTCTCTAACGAAGTGTTTTCTTTGAATTATCTTCCAAAACTTGGAGAACTGCGTTGAAGCTGAAACCGTTGTTATTAAATTTTATCGCTTTGTTGTGGATACTATCAAGCCCCGTCTTAGGGCAGG
This genomic stretch from Candidatus Margulisiibacteriota bacterium harbors:
- a CDS encoding ABC transporter ATP-binding protein translates to MSLIQMHDVTKTYQAGETRVEALRGINLEINEGAFISFIGPSGSGKSTLLNVLGCLDKPTGGDIIINDVKINNLNRKESADFRGDNLGFIFQNFNLIQVLTVYENIEYPLLMVQNIPTAERKDRILNLLDKVGMSDQKDKLPSQISGGQKQRVAVARALVTNPKLVLADEPTANLDHKTAFKIIETMHAMQKLFGTTFIFATHDPKIVGEAEIIYTLEDGLITDKTTPNNLGGN
- a CDS encoding ABC transporter permease, giving the protein MMRIFSIAWRNLFRYSRRTLLTSSLIAIGVALVIIFSGVGMSFKNSMIGILTNSSLSDMQIHKKGYVESIDNLPLHIFIDSNGINKLKNILIKNNQIESYSFRIKLGAMISNYAQTSAIRLTAVYPDQENKTCPALVERMKGIADPNQFVKQGEIVLPKNLAKGLSLKKGSEVVIVANNKDGSVNGMSFRVGGIVDAVLGPQGKDGYIHIDDAKALLRIEGDEVSEVAIRVKNFGKLQKVFSGLKKDLIGTIDEIGNPTFEIHTWEQLSPFASIAKIVDLLLITVRVILISIVLISIMNIMMMSVYERTSEIGTIAAIGTRPNKILALFLAEGLSLGLISTVAGTVVGVGILFLLNVVKIKFKFGMMALTLTPSIPWGEVIMTSVIVIIISILASLQPAYKASRLEPVDALRHI
- a CDS encoding outer membrane lipoprotein-sorting protein, with the translated sequence MKTVKLYKLVLIAFFLFAAGPVFAVEGNQILKQVDEKLMPESYESYRKLINEEPNGKKKEYTFFSIKKGLDKIAMYYLSPASEKGRATLRLGENMWLYIPNVGKPIRITSMQSITGGVFNNADIMQVDYQSEYNASIAEETKKGYLLELKAKNKTVAYDKLKMWVAKEGLVLEKIECYGGSGMLIKTLEFKEMKDFGEGLARPSVIETHSPLYKGYRSYMIYQKIKSRKFSNEVFSLNYLPKLGELR